A region from the Mustela erminea isolate mMusErm1 chromosome 2, mMusErm1.Pri, whole genome shotgun sequence genome encodes:
- the POU4F2 gene encoding POU domain, class 4, transcription factor 2 translates to MMMMSLNSKQAFSMPHSGSLHVEPKYSALHSASPGSSAPAAPSASSPSSSSNAGGGGGSGGGGGGRSSSSSSSGSSGSNGGGSEAMRRACLPTPPSNIFGGLDESLLARAEALAAVDIVSQSKSHHHHPPHHSPFKPDATYHTMNTIPCTSAASSSSVPISHPSALAGTHHHHHHHHHHHHQPHQALEGELLEHLSPGLALGAMAGPDGAVVSTPTHAPHMATMNPMHQAALSMAHAHGLPSHMGCMSDVDADPRDLEAFAERFKQRRIKLGVTQADVGSALANLKIPGVGSLSQSTICRFESLTLSHNNMIALKPILQAWLEEAEKSHREKLTKPELFNGAEKKRKRTSIAAPEKRSLEAYFAIQPRPSSEKIAAIAEKLDLKKNVVRVWFCNQRQKQKRMKYSAGI, encoded by the exons atgatgatgatgtccCTGAACAGCAAGCAGGCGTTCAGCATGCCGCACAGCGGCAGCCTGCACGTGGAACCCAAGTACTCGGCACTGCACAGCGCCTCGCCCGGCTCCTCCGCGCCCGCGGCGCCCTCAGCTAGCTCCCCTAGCAGCTCGAGCAATGCTGGCGGCGGTGGTGGCAGTGGCGGGGGCGGCGGAGGCCGTAGCAGCAGCTCCAGTAGCAGTGGCAGCAGCGGCAGCAACGGCGGGGGCTCCGAGGCGATGCGGAGAGCGTGTCTTCCAACCCCACCG AGCAATATATTCGGCGGGCTGGATGAGAGTCTGCTGGCCCGAGCCGAGGCTCTGGCGGCCGTGGACATCGTCTCCCAGAGCAagagccaccaccaccacccgccCCACCACAGCCCCTTCAAGCCGGACGCCACCTACCACACCATGAACACCATCCCGTGCACGTCGGCTGCCTCTTCTTCGTCGGTGCCCATCTCGCACCCATCCGCGCTGGCGGGCAcgcaccatcatcaccaccaccaccaccaccaccaccatcagccGCATCAGGCGCTTGAGGGCGAGCTGCTGGAGCACCTGAGTCCCGGGCTGGCCCTGGGTGCCATGGCTGGCCCCGACGGCGCCGTAGTGTCCACGCCAACTCACGCGCCGCACATGGCTACCATGAACCCCATGCACCAAGCAGCGCTCAGTATGGCCCACGCGCATGGGCTGCCCTCACATATGGGCTGCATGAGCGACGTGGACGCCGACCCCCGGGACCTGGAGGCATTCGCGGAGCGCTTCAAGCAGCGACGCATCAAGCTGGGGGTGACCCAGGCCGATGTGGGCTCCGCGCTGGCCAACCTCAAGATCCCTGGCGTGGGCTCCCTTAGCCAGAGCACCATCTGCAGGTTCGAGTCCCTGACGTTGTCGCACAACAACATGATCGCGCTCAAACCTATCCTGCAAGCGTGGCTCGAGGAAGCCGAGAAGTCCCACCGCGAAAAGCTCACCAAGCCCGAGCTCTTCAACGGCGCGGAGAAGAAGCGCAAGCGCACCTCTATCGCCGCGCCAGAGAAGCGTTCGCTGGAAGCCTACTTCGCCATCCAGCCGAGGCCCTCCTCGGAGAAGATTGCTGCCATCGCGGAGAAGCTGGACCTTAAGAAAAATGTGGTGCGCGTCTGGTTCTGCAaccagaggcagaaacagaaaagaatgaaatattctgCGGGCATTTAG